One genomic segment of Lytechinus pictus isolate F3 Inbred chromosome 18, Lp3.0, whole genome shotgun sequence includes these proteins:
- the LOC129281346 gene encoding E3 ubiquitin-protein ligase TRIM71-like, with protein MAEKIEIEKASSSSQNLVCPLCLDIFDEPTILTCGHTFCRKCLKKYDLTHQDIDHMVCPLCREITKLSSNRVDDLQLNVSINGFVDDYHAKCGGMNSVLEMNHKCTACKFQQDAVSFCRTCNNYICDKCLQSHQCMTMFEDHEIVSMEDVIEGKVSIGHQFEKCSIHKQENKDMFCDDCKVSVCLRCLVVGHKVHNIKNQSDFEQELRRKVTDLAQQCAAKKAELEKNIQNIELQRHEVHTAMQKLLDDVSQAYSIKVKELEGNLQDLIEQINELKRSFEDDLNILKSKERQRIKSICSSVTLVDNDRLGHLETDSLSAHNLLCKELEAMLKEVTDRTTAEVITKKAQEKSFNPGDKSCLDLGRISGSDPKLETMKCIDLRERMVGMTAYTRTSVAIVYGNNTRGIDIIDTAGGTEQYTNIPHNVHGYVGIVIQRDGVLCVSTGSTEAHVYSTNGSRKATINVSRTRYYLTLNRSPSNEILIANSANKVYIYDPTGSTLKHTVPTKHVTRQASSTRSGLIVTSSCFLTNPSVVTVYDRDGNAGESLQAPEGVYLYATVDERDRVYVASVDWKNKKVVIRLYDLDGLNLRERVEFNALDMTSGWCWCYLVSLSPDLLAFACYMTLYFIKVSL; from the exons ATGGCTGAAAAGATTGAAATAGAGAAAGCCTCCAGTTCTTCACAGAACCTGGTATGTCCGCTGTGTCTTGATATTTTTGATGAACCAACGATCCTGACGTGCGGACACACTTTCTGTCGAAAGTGTCTCAAGAAATATGATCTGACCCACCAGGACATTGACCACATGGTCTGTCCTCTCTGTAGGGAGATCACCAAGTTGTCTTCCAACCGAGTCGACGATCTCCAACTCAATGTCTCCATTAACGGATTCGTAGACGATTACCACGCCAAGTGTGGAGGGATGAATTCTGTTCTTGAAATGAACCATAAATGCACAGCTTGCAAGTTTCAGCAAGACGCTGTCTCCTTCTGCAGAACATGTAATAACTACATATGTGATAAATGTTTACAATCTCACCAGTGTATGACAATGTTTGAAGATCACGAGATTGTCTCCATGGAGGATGTCATCGAAGGGAAGGTCAGCATTGGTCATCAATTTGAGAAATGCTCCATCCACAAACAAGAGaacaaagatatgttttgtgatGATTGTAAGGTCAGTGTCTGTCTCAGGTGCCTGGTCGTTGGTCACAAGGTCCATAACATCAAGAACCAGTCGGACTTCGAGCAGGAGTTGAGGCGAAAG gTGACAGACCTTGCCCAGCAATGTGCAGCTAAGAAAGCAGAACTGGAGAAGAACATTCAGAATATAGAATTACAACGTCATGAGGTACACACTGCCATGCAGAAACTACTAGATGATGTCAGCCAGGCTTACAGCATCAAGGTCAAAGAGCTGGAAGGAAATCTTCAAGATCTCATCGAGCAAATAAATGAACTAAAGCGAAGTTTCGAGGATGATCTCAACATCCTAAAGTCCAAGGAACGACAGAGGATCAAAAGCATTTGTAGTTCGGTTACATTGGTAGATAATGACAGACTGGGTCATCTTGAGACAGATAGTCTGTCCGCTCATAATTTGCTTTGTAAGGAGCTAGAAGCTATGCTGAAAGAGGTTACCGATCGCACTACTGCGGAAGTTATTACAAAGAAAGCACAGGAGAAGAGTTTTAATCCTGGAGATAAATCTTGTCTTGACCTCGGGCGCATTTCAGGATCAGATCCCAAGTTAGAAACCATGAAGTGTATAGATCTACGAGAGCGGATGGTTGGAATGACAGCTTACACTCGTACCAGTGTGGCCATCGTATATGGGAATAATACACGAGGTATTGATATCATTGATACAGCTGGTGGAACGGAGCAGTATACAAACATACCACATAACGTGCATGGTTATGTCGGTATTGTGATTCAGCGAGACGGTGTATTATGTGTCTCAACTGGTTCTACAGAAGCACACGTGTATTCTACCAATGGCTCCAGGAAAGCAACAATCAACGTGAGTCGGACTCGTTATTATCTCACACTGAACAGAAGTCCTTCAAATGAGATCCTCATTGCTAATAGTGCCAACAAAGTCTACATCTATGACCCGACTGGATCCACTCTCAAACACACTGTTCCAACAAAGCACGTGACGAGGCAGGCATCATCCACCAGGTCGGGTTTGATCGTCACGAGTTCATGTTTTCTCACCAATCCAAGCGTGGTGACGGTCTATGACAGGGATGGGAATGCTGGTGAGTCTCTGCAAGCTCCGGAGGGTGTCTACCTGTATGCTACCGTGGATGAGCGAGACAGGGTGTATGTAGCGAGTGTTGATTGGAAGAATAAGAAGGTGGTGATCAGACTATATGATCTTGATGGTCTGAACCTGAGGGAAAGAGTTGAGTTTAATGCACTTGATATGACAtcgggttggtgttggtgttactTGGTTTCCCTCTCACCGGACCTACTCGCCTTTGCTTGTTACATGACGTTATATTTCATCAAGGTATCGCTGTAA
- the LOC129281898 gene encoding RING finger protein 207-like, whose product MAEKIEIEKASSSSQNLVCPLCLDIFYEPTILTCGHTFCRKCLKKYDLTHQDIDHMVCPLCREITKLSSNRVDDLQLNVSINGFVDDYHAKCGGMNSVLEMNHKCTACKFQQDAVSFCRTCNNYICDKCLQSHQCMTMFEDHEIVSMEDVIEGKVSIGHQFEKCSIHKQENKDMFCDDCKVSVCLRCVVVGHKVHNIKNQSDFEQELRRKVTDLAQQCAAKKAELEKNIQNIELQRHEVHTAMQKLLDDVSQAYSIKVKELEGNLQDLIEQINELKRSFEDDLNILKSKERQRIKSICSSVTLVDNDRLGHLETDSLSAHNLLCNELEAMLKEVTDRTTAEVITKKAQEKSFNPGDKSCLDLGRISGSDPKLETMKCIDLRERMVGMTAYTRTSVAIVYGNNARGIDIIDTAGGTEQYTNIPHNVHGYVGIVIQRDGVLCVSTGCTEAHMYSTNGSRKATIEVNVACFYITLNRSPSNEIIIANGANKVYIYDPTGSTLKHTVPTKHKTWQVSSTRSGLIITSSCHLTNPSVVTVYDRDGNAGESLQAPKDVNLYATVDEQDRVYVASVDYKNKKVVIRLYDLDGLNLKERVEFNALDMTLGDNWCYLVSLSPDLLAFACMKKLYFIKVSL is encoded by the exons ATGGCTGAAAAGATTGAAATAGAGAAAGCCTCCAGTTCTTCACAGAACCTGGTATGTCCGCTATgtcttgatattttttatgaaccAACGATCCTGACGTGCGGACACACTTTCTGTCGAAAGTGTCTCAAGAAATATGATCTGACCCACCAGGACATTGACCACATGGTCTGTCCTCTCTGTAGGGAGATCACCAAGTTGTCTTCCAACCGAGTCGACGATCTCCAACTCAATGTCTCCATTAACGGATTCGTAGACGATTACCACGCCAAGTGTGGAGGGATGAATTCTGTTCTTGAAATGAACCATAAATGCACAGCTTGCAAGTTTCAGCAAGACGCTGTCTCCTTCTGCAGAACATGTAATAACTACATATGTGATAAATGTTTACAATCTCACCAGTGTATGACAATGTTTGAAGATCACGAGATTGTCTCCATGGAGGATGTCATCGAAGGGAAGGTCAGCATTGGTCATCAATTTGAGAAATGCTCCATCCACAAACAAGAGaacaaagatatgttttgtgatGATTGTAAGGTCAGTGTCTGTCTCAGGTGCGTGGTCGTTGGTCACAAGGTCCATAACATCAAGAACCAGTCGGACTTCGAGCAGGAGTTGAGGCGAAAG gTGACAGACCTTGCCCAGCAATGTGCAGCTAAGAAAGCAGAACTGGAGAAGAACATTCAGAATATAGAATTACAACGTCATGAGGTACACACTGCCATGCAGAAACTACTAGATGATGTCAGCCAGGCTTACAGCATCAAGGTCAAAGAGCTGGAAGGAAATCTTCAAGATCTCATCGAGCAAATAAATGAACTAAAGCGAAGTTTCGAGGATGATCTCAACATCCTAAAGTCCAAGGAACGACAGAGGATCAAAAGCATTTGTAGTTCGGTTACATTGGTAGATAATGACAGACTGGGTCATCTTGAGACAGATAGTCTGTCCGCTCATAATTTGCTTTGTAATGAGCTAGAAGCTATGCTGAAAGAGGTTACCGATCGCACTACTGCGGAAGTTATTACAAAGAAAGCACAGGAGAAGAGTTTTAATCCTGGAGATAAATCTTGTCTTGACCTCGGGCGCATTTCAGGATCAGATCCCAAGTTAGAAACCATGAAGTGTATAGATCTACGAGAGCGGATGGTTGGAATGACAGCTTACACTCGTACCAGTGTGGCCATCGTATATGGGAATAATGCACGAGGTATTGATATCATTGATACTGCTGGTGGAACGGAGCAGTATACAAACATACCACATAACGTGCATGGTTATGTCGGTATTGTGATTCAGCGAGACGGTGTATTATGTGTCTCAACTGGTTGTACAGAAGCACACATGTATTCTACCAATGGCTCCAGGAAAGCAACAATCGAAGTGAATGTGGCTTGTTTTTATATCACACTGAACAGAAGTCCATCAAATGAGATCATCATTGCTAACGGTGCCAACAAAGTCTACATCTATGACCCGACTGGATCCACTCTCAAACACACTGTTCCAACAAAGCACAAGACATGGCAGGTATCATCCACCAGGTCTGGTTTGATCATCACCAGTTCTTGTCATCTCACCAATCCAAGCGTGGTGACGGTCTATGACAGGGATGGGAATGCTGGTGAGTCTCTGCAAGCTCCAAAGGATGTCAACCTGTATGCTACCGTGGATGAGCAGGACAGGGTGTATGTAGCGAGTGTTGATTATAAGAATAAGAAGGTGGTGATCAGGCTCTATGATCTTGATGGTCTGAACCTGAAGGAAAGAGTTGAGTTTAATGCACTTGACATGACATTGGGTGATAATTGGTGTTACTTGGTGTCCCTCTCTCCGGACCTACTCGCCTTTGCTTGTATGAAGAAGTTATATTTCATCAAGGTATCGCTGTAA